The genomic interval TTTGTTGTCTGCAGCCCACACAGCGCCAAGGAACACTGCTACGATTACTGCTGCTCCGGTGAACATGCCAATGGGGTACATGAACCTGAGGACAGAGATGAATGGACATATCACTAAAGGAAAACGCACAGTATTTGAAAATGGTGACATCTAGTGATGGActgagaataaaaacaaatcctAATTCGATCTTCAAGACAGACCTCCAAACTAGATACATGATAATTTCAACAGTTTCTCATTATATAACTCAATTTCAGCATGTGAATGACGCACAGCGTATCTAAACATTACAAAACTGGACGAGACATGCTGGGTGAGGTTCTGTGAAAATGTAGCGCAAACATGCTATCGGAATGTTTTCAGTAACCAATGCAAAAGTTCATTCAAATGagttaaatatttcagtattctCATTACTGAATAGAGCTTCCTGGAGTCAAGATCCCTTTCCTGACACTTTTCATGCTGTGAGGGGTGAGGatttctccttttatttatttatttatttatttatttatttatttttaacttgaatTCATGATCATGATGCATATTTAGTGTCTTATATTACAGTACAACAATTTAACATGAAATGAAAGGATTATAAGGATATCAGGTCATTATAAACTCAAATAATTTAGCAGGTTGTATATTTAAATGTGACATAGGAAAAATAGCGATGACCAAACGAACAGCTTTGGGGACGCCGTTGAAAGCTGGCTCCTATGACATTTTCATATCTGCTTTTATGTCTtaacatcatttacatttacagcatttagcagacacccttatacAGAGCGACacacagaagtgctttgtagtctcgaTCAAACATACCCTCACGCTATTTCATTAGGTCAGGGAGTATGTTTACCATCAGCCTGTACACCCTGTTGggttttgaaaagaaaacataagacgaggataatttttttttatttttttaaataataaaaatacccCTCAACCAATATTATCAAGGACATTTGATCATACTTCACTTTCTAATAACTGGCCAAGATTTTAGGTCTTTTTCTCATCGATTCTCATGTACTCAGCTCTATGTCTGCATGTGTTTTGCCacatttaaaggaaaactccttcctgaaatatgaaatgtgtatctattgaaatatttgtgatgtgtttagcgAGTCATGTGCTGATTTGTTGACTTGTGctgtactttttatttgttattcacAAGAACACAAGCGCTCCCTGGGAttagctccaggttcccccgcgaccctgaaggaggagtaagcggtagaagatggatggatggatggatggatggaagaacatAAGCTTTGTGTTTCACTCACAATTTTCCAGCAACAtggtcatattaatgagaaattcaAGACAGAATTAAGGTTACAGTAAACCTTGGACGAAAAGGTTCATGAATGCAATGCAGACATACGACACAGCTGAGCCGATTTAGGGAGGAGACTCGTTGGcatctgtcaaggggtgggatatattaggcagcaagtgaacagtcagttctcgacaTTGATGTGTTGAAGGCAGAAAAATtaggcaagtgtaaggatctgagtttCTTTGACAAGGCCCAAGTTGGGATGGCTAGATGACAGAGTCAAAGTATcttcaaaacagcaggtcttgctgggtgttcccagtatgcagtggttattacctaccaaaagtggtccaaggaaggacaaccagtgaactggtCACAGGGTCATGAGCGCCCAAGGTTCATTGATGCTCATGGGGAGCGAAGGCCTgcccatctggtctgatcccacagaagagctactgcagcacaaattgctgaaaaatttAATGATGGCTATGATAGAAacatgtcagaacacacagagcatcacagcttataactgcagaccggtcagagtgcccatgctgacccctgttcaCTGCcgaaagcgcctacaatgggcacgtgagcatcagaactggccCATGAAGCAatagaaggtggcctggtctgatggatcacgttttctttttcatcataTGGACAACTGGGTGCCTATgaaatggcaccaggatgcaatATGGGAAGAATTCAAGCCTGCAGAGGCAATTTGATGCTCTGGACaacgttctgctgggaaaccttggatcCTGACatccatgtggatgttactttgacacgtaccacctatctaaacactgttgcagaccaagtacaccccatcatggcaacagtattccctaatggcagcagcctctttcagcaggataatgtgcactgccacactgcaaaacttgatcaggaacggtttgaggaacgaagagttcaaggtgttgacttggcctacAAATTCCCCAGACCTCTACTGGATCAAGTATCTGTGGAATGTGCTAGAAAAACAAGTCCAATACATGAACAcctcacctcacaacttacaggacttaaatgatctcctgctaacgtcttggtgccttcagaggtcttgtggagtccatgccttgacagagttgttttggtggcacaagcgGGACCTACCAAGGGGCTGACTGGTGTATATTATGAAAGATGACGTGGCTTAAAAGTATACTTTGAAAACAAAAGTTGTGACTAGACTAATATATGTAAGGAGAGTGTCACATGAAAACTGCTCCCTCTTGGGGCTGGAGTTGGACTTCATTCACAAACTCTACTGAGTCTCTGTGGATCTGGCATGAAGACGGTCAGCAGTTTATAGCCATCATGTCATCAGGGGCAGCTCTCACTGTGGGTGGCTATATTTACATCCAGCAAGTACCTAATGTTTCCATATTGGCAGAAATGTTGAAACAGTGCAGCTCATTACCCGGATCACAATGTCCTataaccccctcccccccaaagcaaatattaataaatatcaataaagaTGCGtgttgaaatgaaaagaaattcacTACAGCCACGTGTTAAATGTGCTAAGAGAAGAGCAGCAGTGTATTCAGTGTGTACAAGAGAGGCTGATGAATCCAGCACTCACCCAACAGCCAGAAACACGACCACTGCCATCGCTAAGTAATTAGTCTGGTAGTAAAGTAAGTTGCTGACCACTCTGTTGTTCCATTTCGGTAAATCGTGAATGTCTGGTTTGGCAAATCGTTCAGATCCAGGGAAGAAATCATCCCACGGTCTAAGCGGCGTTAACTCTACTTTAGCCATTCCGCCTCCTTGTAAACTTCTTGACAGAAGGTGAGCGCTGAGGATCTCATACAACCACAGAGTCTCGCGAGATATCGCGAGACTTTATCGTCATTTCAACTAGTGTAAACATGCTTCGCGTTTATGGTGAACGTTAAAGTATCGCGAGACTTTATCGTAATTTAGAAATATCGCGAGACTTCATCGTCATTTCAACTAATGTAAACATGCTTCGCGTTTAGGGTGAACGTTAAAGTATCGCGAGACTTCATCGTAATTTCAACTAGTGTAAACATGCTTCGCGTTCAGTTTGAACGTTAATGCATATAAACTAAACATGTTCTGTTAGATTATGGTCGATTCATTAACAATTTGGTGACGTGAATCACCAAAATttgatgtgtaaatgtaaaggAGAGAACAGGCAATGCAATACACGCGCTGAAACATAAGAAGTAAAGGAAGAGCTTAAGGATGACTTGTTTACAGTGTTTGTAATCAACGTTTTGTGCGGGAATTTAAAATCAGTGAGCAGTATGCCCTTAAAATGCTTGAATTCCGATTAccccatttttaaaacaattaaaggGAACTATATAGGGTATGGAATAATGGTTTATTTAATGGATAGCGATTTAGGATTAACCCAATAACATTCTACGCAATCCTATTGGCTGATAAAAGTCTCTGTGTGTCACGTGCCTAATGACGTTGTGCACACACTTGTGCTTGCTCTCAGTTGTCATGGCCGAGCGACGGCATGCAGCAAACTCTACCATAGGGGAACACTgacctttgttgttgtttttttttgcaggtaatTGTGTCTTGTACAACTTTTCTCTCCATACAGCTCAGTATGTGTTGAATAAAAATGTCGTGGACAGCCATTATAATTGGAGCTAAGCTAATGCATGGTTATTAATCACAAACAGACCTCTATAGAGCATGCTACATGCTGGCTTTCTAcgataaataataaagttaacaTTACAGGtgaaataatgataaaattcCGTTTGTGCGAGAGAATAAAACAGTGAACATATAGAGCTGATATTACCCCgtaaaagaaacacacaaactaaATTAGAAGGACTGTATTTTGCTTGCAGTGGCAGAACGTCTTCATATGTAATTTACAGCTGTTTATCCACTGCCAGATGTGGGGAAGAGGATTTCTTATCCCCCAGGTGCTAAAAACAATTCGCCTCACGTGGAGTCACAGACATTTCTTCACCATGCAGCTGAAAACCAAGGAGTTCCGGTCATTATTCACTGATGGACTGAATGCCCTAGCAGGTAAAACTGACAAACTACCCATGGTGCATCTGTTGAATTGCTTGCATAGTAAAATTACATAATACATCAGGAACTGTCCACTTCGATATAATAATCTTTTCTGCAGGAATTgatattgtttttgtgtatatgtatgtctacaaacatacagtattcaTCTTGAGAAaaagctttatcctggtcagggtcatggtgttTAATATTCCAAGCATTCAGTCTGTCCCTTTTGGGTTAAAATGGTTTATTGAATTCAGTAAAATTTGGATGAAAATAAAGAACACAATTTTCAGTGAATGGTGATGTTTGTCCAGAGATTTTTCAGAAGCACCAGTTTGAGCTGAGGATTGCAGGGGGAGCCGTACGGGACCTTCTGGCAGGGAACCAACCTGAAGATGTGGATTTTGCTACTACTGCGACACCTGAGGAGATGAAGCACATGTTCCAGACTGCAGGGATCAGAATGATCAACAACAAAGGAGAGAAACATGGTACCATCACTGCCAGGGTGAGAGAGCGGTCCCACACCGTCGTGCACTGTCCAAATGTCTTTTCAACCGCTTTTCACTTTGCGTTACTTGTTTATCCAAGATGCATAATGAAAGTTCTCAGCACATGGATGCgtcttatttaacaaaggtttGGGCACcctgggcgcacggtggcttagtggttagcacgttcgcctcacacctccagggtccggggttcgataacccgccggggccatgtgtgtgcggagtttgcatgtgctcccccagtccaaagacatgcatggtgtgtctaaagtgtctgtagtgtatgaatgggtgtgtgagtgtgtatgtgattgtgccctgcgatggactggcaccctgtccagggtgtaccccaccttgtgcccaatgctccctgggatcggctccaggttcccccgcgaccctgaagaagatggatggatggatggtttgggCCATCCATCCAAATTGGCCATCCATTAGCCAAATTATATATGTTacatataaattatatacaggtgcatctcaaaaaaataagAATTCCGAAAAATGGATTCCAGTGAATATCATCAATAAGGATGCACCGATACCGATGCCAGTACTCGGGTGTCGGCCCGATACTGTGCCCATGTACTCGTACTCGTACTTGTAAAACTACCCCGATACAACCGCTCCGATACCACTTTATGACAACGTGACATAGCCTAACCTCTCGTCAGTTGAGCAGGTAGTCAGAAGAGGAGCAATGTCAgcaatttggagatattttaagaTATGTGATGGTGATAAAAGTACTACAAACTCTGCTCTGCTAAACTGTCAAGAGGAGGGGTAAAAATAGCTCATTTAACCCAAGCAATTTGATTAAACATCTAAAGAACAAACAACGCCGAGTGCAAagagtttgctaatgctagcagcATTAACAGGGAAACCACAACAACCAACTTTGCAGCTAATGCTGGAGAAgcgagagaaaatgtccagaggcagtaaaaataacagaagctcttATCCAGTTCATTGCTCTTGATGACCAACCGTTGTCAGTTGTCGATAATACAGGATTTCGTCGTCTTCTTGGTGTACTTGAGCCAAAGTATGAGATTCCCAGCCGTCACCACATTACAGATACTGCATTACCAAAGCTGCTTGACTTGGTTAAAAAGCACATCAGGAACCTGTTGCAGGACATTTCGGCCTTCAGCTTCACCACTGATATTTGCACAAGCAGTGTCAGCCCAATGTCTCTTATAGGTTTAACAGCACAGTGGATTGATGAGGATTTCACTCCCCAGAGAGTCGTTTTACAAGCAACGCAGTTTAGGGGTTCGCACACTGGCCAAGCCATAGCAGGTGCGTTTGATGACATGCTTCAGACATGGGGCATTCCGAAAAGTGTGAAGTACTCATATCGGTACTTGGTATCGGCAAGTACCCAAACTTGTACTTGGTCTGAAAACAGtggtatcggtgcatccctaatcaTCAAATGCTTCATGCAAATGAGAGTCAGTTAAGAAGCTCGAAACATCAAGAGATGCAAGCtgaagcttttggaatggccctcacagtcacatgacttgAACATCATTGAATATGTAGATCTTGAACATGCTGTTCGTGCAGTCCGGCTACAAAAAGCTTCTGCAAGCTGTGAGATCTATCGAATAGGGTATTACTAAGTATTGACTTAGTGGGATATACAAACTTTTGCCAAAATTACTATTTTTTGAGGTCACCAAATATAAAGtaggattaaaaaatatatgtatagttTGTTCTAGCAgttgttttcttattttctcttcAGACATCAAAAAAATATGTCATTTGGCcagggtgcccaaactttttttaatttgtccATATAGAGGTAacctaataataattttatttatacttttgaTACAGATTGTATTACTGTGAGTTGACTTGCCTTTATATTGCATTTACATGTGCATGCTGAAAACAAACTCGGTTGCCTTCATATACTTAAACTAATCATATGTGTTGAAGGTTATCAAATGgacatgtaaaatattaaaatgccaAGTATTGGAGTCATCTCATTATGCGTTGGATCAAATTGATTTCAAATGTTAAACTGTTGGTTCAATTCACATACAGCTGCATAATGAGAACTTTGAAGTGACCACTCTGCGCGTGGACGTACAGACAGATGGGAGACACGCTGAAGTGGAGTTCACTACCGACTGGCAGAAAGATGCTGAGCGCAGAGACCTCACAATTAACTCCATGTTCCTTGGTACATCGCGATTTTGCGCCACATTGGATTGCAGATTTTCTAAATTGCACTTCAACCTTTTACTTGTATTTTAACCGTCTTTTTAGGGCTGGATGGGACCTTGTATGATTATTTCCAAGGTTATGAGGATCTCCAGAACAGAAAAGTTCGCTTTGTTGGGAATAGTGCACTTAGAATTCAGGAGGACTACTTGCGGATTCTGAGATATTTCAGGTGTGTTAGCATTCCTGTCTGAGATAATCATTAATTTGTGTCAAACTACTCATTCTTAATTTAAATGTGAATAGCTTTGAACAGAATATCATCAGGTGCTCTACAATCTGCATTAGTAACAGATTGTATCAGTGActgctgtgtgtttgcatgtaaGGCTGCACAATATGGTTaaaatgttgtcatttttatGATGTATATTGTAATAGTGAAAAGCCTTACCATTTAAGCAGGTTAAGTACTGTTGACAGAATCCAAATATTCATCAAGACCAAACAGTCTGTGTATGATTGTTGCAGGTTTTATGGGCGTGTGGCAACCGAGCCAGGGCAGCACGATCCAGACACTCTGGAGGCAATCCGGGACAACGCACGAGGCCTGGCAGGAATTTCAGGGGAGAGAATCTGGGTGGAGCTAAAGAAGATGCTGGTGGGGAATCATGCGGCTCACCTGCTCGAGCTTATTTATGAGCTAGATTTGGCTCAGTACATGGGTAAGATATGCAAACACAATGGACTTGCACTAGAAAGTCACACTTTTTTGTTTATGAATGTTATGTATAGGGAATGTGCAGTTGGTTACTATAAAGCAGTTTCTCAGAGGACCTGAGTATTCATTGCTCTTGTCATGTAGTTGAGCAATATGGCATTGACTTGGGTAAATATAAGCCTAATGGGATATTTTTTTGCCTTATATAAAGGTTGAGCAGTTGGTATTTGGAGAGGttttaatgtattttgtaaaaatttatTAATGCAACAATTTCATCCTAATTTTCATGGGGATTCCTGACTTGTTTGGTGTCATTCTCCAGGTCTCCCAGCAGATGTCAGTATTGTGGAGATGAAGCAGGTGTACCAGAGGACTCAAGGCAGCTCTCCTAAACCAATGACCGTGCTCTCAGCTCTGCTGCGTGGCCCAGAAGACGTGGAAAGGCTGGATCTGCGGTTGAAGATCTCCAGAGAGGAGAAGACCCTCGGCATCTTTCTGCTGAAGCACAGACGAGACCTTGTTAAGGGACATGATGAGAACGATGGCCTGAAGCCATTCACTGATTTCATTACTGATGTAAGTAAACCCACTGGTTGTGAGAAGGTAGAGTGTGATAAATACACAGTACAACACTTGTACAATCCTAACTGATGGTGAAAATGACAGATTTCAAGAATTTTTTTGCCAGGCTGGTTCTTCAAGTCATCAGACTTTCCTACACTGCACGATTTGttcagaataaaacacaacacgcTTTCAGATTAGGGTCATATAATCAGCAGAAAATGTGGACACCTTTCACAGTTGTCAGGagggaggcaatcagcctgatTATCCTGAAGTGTGGTCTATGCATTAGGAGTAACTGATCTGTTCATGACTCTGACTAAATATAGTGTAAAATATTTCCACTTGAAAAAAGATGACCCAGTGTATAATTAAATTCGGAAGCTAGTAGGGTGAAATGTAATGATAATATTAAGGGCCTATAGCAAGGAAAGGCACAAAAATCCAGTATGATGtctgaatataatatatatataataatatataagacACAAAATTAATATGAATGTGTAATATGAACATTATAAAATCATTAAAGTACAATATGAAAGAGGGAGGCATAGTGGCGCATTGGGTAACTTTGCTgtctcatagctccagggtccccagtgtGGAGTTTAGACTGTTTTGACAGAAATATTACCCTCAGTGTACAGTCACCGTGTTCACCAACTCAGTAAATGTACATTGTTCTATTATAAACCTAAAACTCCACCTTCAGAATCATAATTATTGAGccttttttatttaagttaGTAACACTAAGATTGTAGGTTgggatttatttacatttgtagtCCCGAGAACCAGATGCCCAGAGCAAAGTGCTGGAGCTCCTGAAGTACCAGGGTGAGAGGAAGCTCCTGGCTGAACTGCATCGCTGGTCCGTCCCTCGTTTTCCTGTCAGTGGCCACGACCTGCGTCGCCTGGGAATCACCTCGGGCAAGGAGATTGGTGCGACCCTGCAGGAGCTCCGTGATGTCTGGAAGAAAAGCCGCTACCGACTGGACAAGGAGGAACTCTTGAGTACCATCAGCAGGTCCTAATGTAAGACAAAGAAAACCATTGAGAGAGGGTTGTCTCAGTGAGGTGCTCCTACCTCCATACGATGTACAGCTAATCACGAGACGAGAGGTATGGAGGAAAAACTGACTGTATGCAGGTTGAAGAATGTGTAATTTTGGTAATCTCCTACCTATCCTAGCTACATGAGAGGTAGGAATATTTGGCGAAGGTCTATCAACACAGTTTAAACAGTTGCACGCCAAGGATTTGTCTGAAAAAAGAGTAAAagtctaaataataaacataaattcTTGGTGTGTCTAGATGGacagaaactccacactgcTTCATATACTTCTCAGCCAGGCTTCACTTTTCTTCACCCTCCTTTAATATCAGTTAAATAGTTTGCCATTTGACTCTTGTTGATAATTCTTGTCAATTCAAtggcatatatattttttatgtttattatgcTTTTGTAATTTGCCCTTTATAGGTTGCACAATTATCAGTAGAAGAGGTAATGTTCAGCTGGCTCTGAAAGAGAACAACGTTTGCCTAATTCAGCTATGGTCAtgagttcattatggattaaaaaaagattgCAGGTTGTGTTGCACTTGTTTGTCTGACTTTGAAGTAAACAGAAATACAAACTAAAAGGTCATCTGCCATTTTGTTGTTAATGGCCCACATTAAACTTTCAAAAGAATTCACACAAGAGgcattgttttttgttatgtttttttaaaaaataaaaatgcacactaTGCCAATTGGAGTTGGTATTTGCATGCATGTGATTAATGGTGTGTTTTAGCAGTGAATGTAAATATGAAGACAGATGAGTGTAAAAACCAACAGTAGCCTAAAATTTAT from Ictalurus furcatus strain D&B chromosome 11, Billie_1.0, whole genome shotgun sequence carries:
- the trnt1 gene encoding CCA tRNA nucleotidyltransferase 1, mitochondrial; translation: MWGRGFLIPQVLKTIRLTWSHRHFFTMQLKTKEFRSLFTDGLNALAEIFQKHQFELRIAGGAVRDLLAGNQPEDVDFATTATPEEMKHMFQTAGIRMINNKGEKHGTITARLHNENFEVTTLRVDVQTDGRHAEVEFTTDWQKDAERRDLTINSMFLGLDGTLYDYFQGYEDLQNRKVRFVGNSALRIQEDYLRILRYFRFYGRVATEPGQHDPDTLEAIRDNARGLAGISGERIWVELKKMLVGNHAAHLLELIYELDLAQYMGLPADVSIVEMKQVYQRTQGSSPKPMTVLSALLRGPEDVERLDLRLKISREEKTLGIFLLKHRRDLVKGHDENDGLKPFTDFITDSREPDAQSKVLELLKYQGERKLLAELHRWSVPRFPVSGHDLRRLGITSGKEIGATLQELRDVWKKSRYRLDKEELLSTISRS